The genomic region GAATGATCAATGCGCGCTTGCGCTTCCGAGTCGTTCGTTGCTTTCGCGCCTCGTCAATCTTGAACTTCTTCTCTTCTTTGGCGTGTTCAGCTTCGTTCTTGAGCGCGATGAACTCGTCAACGCTGAGTGCTTGCGTCCAATCTTTGTCCGTCCTCAGCTTTTTGAAGCGAGGAAAGCGCAGGGTGGCCCCTAACCTGAATTGCTCGGTGCCGCCAACTTGAGCAGCCTTGACGGAGATCACGACTGAGTCTTCAGGCTTGATCCATACGTCGGGTTTCTCGTATTGGCGATCACCGCCGCCCAGCTCGAGCCAGTCCGTTGGTGGCTTCTTCCTGTCCCAGTCTATCCACTTACCGTCTGTTCGATGTCGAATTTCAGCGTAGTCGTTGGCGCTGAAGCCACCGCCGACTTTGAAGAAGGACCAAGTCTTCTGAGGGTTGGTGTTAGGGAACGCTTCGAAGATAACGGCGGGGACTCTGAGGCCACACATGAAGCTGCTCAGGCCTCCGCCTCGTTTGCCAGAGCCATAGTAGCCACCGACGACAACGCAGTCCAACGACTCGCCGAACTCGGTCATGTACTCGGGCTTAACTTTGATCCAGTCATCGTTGCGCTCGTTGAGCCGATATGGGGATCGAGGATTCTTCAGCACCAGGCCTTCACTTGCTTCAGCCACTACTTGACGTAGGATAAGATCGATCTCAGACGCTTCTTGGGCTTCTTGGTACTCGTGAATTTCTAGTCGACGCTTGACGGATGTGATACTGGAAGTGAGCGCTTTCCGCCGATCGCGTAAAGTGTACCGTGTGAGGTCCTTGTCGTTGAGATACAAACAGTCAAACACCTTGAAGAGTGGACGATGTCCACCCGCGAATGGATTTTGCTGTTGTTCCAGGGCAGCTGTTTTCAGTGTGCCGAAGCCGACCACACAGTCTTCCTTCATATCCCAGGTGATCATCTCGCCGTCCAGGATTATGTTTCGCACGCCGTCTTTGAGCGCGTCTCGTATGTGCCGTGTCAATGCTGCATTGTCGTCTTCGAAGCCATTACCATACAGGTAGGTGTAGTCTTTCGCCTTGCGCGACCAGAACCCGAAGCGATGACCACCGGGCATATTCTCATCTTCAATCATGTGCATCTGCATACGCTCGCCGTCAAGCTTCTCTTCGATCCAGAAAACAGGGTCTTCTTCAATCGGATTCATCTTCGCCACCATCTGCTCCATGGAACGCATCTGGAAGGCGGCCAATTGTGGTTGGAAACACTGCATCAAGCATATGCCGGCGTCATCGCCTTCTAGTCGTACATCCGGATCGTAGAGCTCCCAGCACACACGTTTCAAGCTGCTCGAGATGTTGAAGAGATTCTCAGCATCTGGGTGCCAAATGTCGAAGAACGTCTTCTCCGTTGCGCCTACCTTCATTTGACGCAAGATCATGCGGATGAGCCATAGCATTTCCTCGGCGTTCATGCGATTGTAGAACTCTTCGATAATGGGACGCTGGTTCTCTTCCTTCTGGGCGACCGACAGGCGGTCAAGTAGTTCGTTGACCTCAGCAATGGTCATGTCTCCCGGTGTTTGTCGCATTGGGCGCTTGCTGATGACATTGAAACACCTTCCTGCAAAGTCACCAGCTGTTGAACTCCCAGATTCCGCTCCAGGCAGTTTCCAGTGCAGCATGTTGTAGCCATCTTCGCTGTCCTTGTTGATCTTCAGGACGCGAACGAGGAGCTTGCCGAGTGTCATCTCCTTCAACCCGTACATGCCTCGATCGCGGTCCTTCTCAGGCACGATGAGGCGGAAAGCAGGATAAATGTCGTTGCCGACCTCTTTGCGCCATCTTCCGATGAATCTGTCTATGATTGATCGTCTGATCTCGTTGGGGTTGTTCCTCGGTCCATCAGTTCCAACCTTCTTGCGAGCCTGCGCTGGTCCTGTGGGTTTCTTTTTATTGTCGTTCAGTGGATTGAAAAGATGTGTAAACAGCTCATGGAATGGCAGAGTCTTGGAGTGATTGTGAGGCCGATTGGGATACTTCTCATCGAGTTCCTGTTCAGTCATTGTGCCATGGCCGTACATCATATGTTCCTCCTCTGCCGCTTCTGGGTTCTGCATCTCGACATCATCGTCTTCCGCCATGGTGGCGTGCTGTTTGATGGGGTGGTGATGGAAGGTGGGGGATGTAAGAATGAGAGAGGCGGAAGAAGAGAAGCGGCGAGGTGTGTGCTCCGCGGTGTTGAAGAAGGTCACATCGCATCTGCCATTCACCTACCTGTTGATGTGTTGTTAATGGAAGGTCAAGGCAGCAATGCGCTACCCAAGACCCTTGCCTATGCCGTGACGCGCGATCTCGTGACGCATGATCTCGTGACGTGTGATGTCGTGACGTGTGATGTCGTGACGCGCGATCTCGTGACGCAAGATCCCGTGACCGGGTTAGTTCTAGGAACGGCTGCGCAGCGTATCTTGGTCTTGGTACCCTGCGCTTACGGTGCCGTTTCAATGGAGCTATTTTGATAACAGACACCCAGAGTAACCACTTCCTTCATTTCAAGGCCTTTCTGTTGTCAACAACAATGAAAGCGCGACCACGATCTCGCTCTGCATGCGCATATGCATCCCTCCAGACCGTCGAGAGCCTCTTCCCTCGCTAGCGTCGACACCCACACCACAAACAACAATGCCGCTCTGCTTGGAGCCACGCGAGCTTTTGGCAGGCCGAAACCCGCTACGAAACACCACACCGGTGATCATGGAGCGCTCTCTGCGGCCACGACAGCTGAGCGCGGAAGGACGATGCCCGACCGCAGCTTCTCCAGGTCTCCACTGCCGCTGCCAGGGTCGTCGGCAGGCGGTGATATCATCAAGGAGAAGGAGAAGGAGAAGTCGCCAGCGCTGGACTTGGTGAATATGCCACGTTTGCGTATACCGCAGAACGATGCTCCACCACCACACGTCAGGTCGCCCTCTCAGCAGGCCGCTGTCTTGGCTGCCACACGTGCCCATCCGCCAGCCCCCGCACCAAAGAACGAGGTCGCACCTCCATCTCGTGGGAAGACATCTGCCAGGCCGGCGATAGCGCCAAAACCTCGGAGACTGAGTGGACACCTCGGGAAGATTGAGGAGACCAACGATGTCAGCGACAAGCCAACGGACACAACGCCGATCGCACCGACCACATCACTCGTTGATCTGTTCGAGCAAAGGTTGAAGGAGACGCAGCAATCGGAGAAGAAGCCAGAGCCGATAGTCGTCAAGCCGCATGACGGGCTTTCCATCAAGAGCCCCAAGCCAGTGATGCCGCCCAAGTCAGGCATCACATCCATGATTCAGATGCAATACACGGGGAACGAAGGCGGGAGGCAAGCAGCACAAAGGTTCTCGCCTCAGAGAATGAAGAGAGATTCGGCAGTATCGGACCAACAGGATGGCAATGTCAGCTCAGGAGAATCTTTCGTCTCGGCTTCAGAGGATCTGGACGCGCAGTCTCCTCGCGAAAGCCCAGCAGCTGTGAAACCTCATTGGACCACGACGCAAAGCCCATCGCCAGGGCAGTTATTGCAGCAATATACGGGATCAAAGCGTGTCCCTCCACCCTCGCCATCACCTGTACGCCAAACGACCACGAAACCTATTCAGATTCAACCCCAGCGGAGACCTTCAACCGCACCCTCTGAAAGCATGTCTGTGACCTCCGCCAAATCGGCAAGATCAATTCCGGCGCAGTATCACCAAGCATATCCCCGTGGCATGACGCCTCAAATGAGTGGTGATCAACTGGCAAACGCCATCGTTGCGTCAAGTCTCGCGTCTTCAAGGGCGCCTTCTCCAATGCACTTGGAGCCACCACCAGTGCCTGGCCGGCACACAAAACATCATCACCACCACCACAAGCTGGCCTTCTCGCGCACTCCTAGTCCAGCCAAAGGTGGCATGCTGCACACTTTGCGGAAGACCGATGATACAGCGTCCGACAGTGAAGATGATCCTCACCCTTACGCCAAGCACAAGAAGAAGCGGCTAGTGCGAAAGCATCCCAACAAGCATCATGAAGGCGATCGGAAGCGATGGCGAGATGCTGTTACTGACCGCGAGCGGAAACGATATGAGGGCGTATGGGCAGCGAACAAGGGTCTAAACTTCTCGTTCACTCCCGAAGAACAGCAATCTTTCTCTCGCTTGCCGGAACATCCACGAACGGTTCAAACGAAGACATCCGCCAACGAGGCAGTCTCAAACATCGTAGCACGAGACATTTGGAGCCGCTCACGCTTACCAGAACAAACATTGGAAATGGTCTGGGATCTTGTGGACAACGATGCCGTCGGTCGACTACAAAAAGACGAATTCGTGGTTGGAATGTGGTTGATCGACCAACGGCTGAAAGGCCGGAAACTACCGGTCAAGGTATCGGAAACAGTTTGGGCGAGCGTCAGAGGCATATCGGGGATCAAAGTCAGGAAGTAGGAACGCCTGCCCGAGATTCTGCGCCGGGAGGCATCGTTGGCTGCTTCTGCTGCGAAGGCGGCGTTGTCGAGGATTAGCGAGAGTGCGTAGTTTGAGCGACTTGGCGCGCGATGATACCCCACTGCGTTTGGATAGAGTATCGATAGCGATAGGAATGGCAATTGTTTCTAGCAGGCCCCTGGGGCGTTCGCATTTCCAGGCTGCCATCGTGCACATGAGCTCGGCAACGCGGCTGACAGAGTTTAACAAGCATGAGTCTGTTTACTGTGCCGCAGACGAACATGGCAGATATGGATCCGTCTTCGCCGATTCTTTCATGATCTCACTTGCTGCTGGTGTATCGCTCGTTTCTACAATGCCGCAGTCGCGTATCTGGAAGACAAGACATATTGGCACAATGCCTTCTGAGCCCacgctcgaaggccttccGGCGGACATACTGGAGAGGATTTCTTGCATGCTGGGTCTGGAAGAGTTGTGCAGTCTTCGGATGACGTGTCGAGATTTTGCTTCTCGTGTGGCTCAAGGTCGTTTCGTGGAGTACGTTGAACACAAGCGAGTCACTTTCGAAACACTGGCGCTGCAACGATTCGCTGAAATGACAAAGCCCGGCCGTCCGGGATGTCAGATGAGGGGGTTGTGTATTGTTGGTAGTGTCGATATCTTCGAGAGTTGCTGCGCTGAGTTGCTGGGACGGGTCTTTGAGAATTTGAAAGGGAACTTGGCGAGTGGATTTATGGAGTCGCTGGAGATTCAGATGCCGAGTGAGGATGATGATGTGCATGTAAGGACGACCGGGTGGCGGTTGAGGTGGAGTGCTGGGAATGTGCTGGTGAGGGAGGCGATGCGAGCGCTGGGAGGGAGTGGATTGGCAGTTGGGGCGCTTGATTTGTTTGCGGGGACGAGGTGTTGTGGATTGGGGATTGATTCGCTGGAGGATGTGCCGTTGGAGTGCCTGAGAGGGTTGAGGAGTGTGAGGTTGAGTTTGACCTACTCGTCTCCCGGGGACGGAGGTATGGACGGAGACGTTCGTCGTGGGTGTGGAATGTCCTCCCTGCTCACATCCTGCCCTAATCTCGAGGCTGTGGACCTACACTGGTACAACGACGACATCGATCATCGTCCTATATCAGCCGCGAGCGATGAGAAGCACTTCCTCAACCAAATCAGCTCTCCCTACCTCAACCTCAGAAACCTCACCCTCCGCGGCATATCCTGCCAAAGCTCCGCCCTCCTCACACTCCTCCAATCCGCCCCTAAACTCCAAACAACCACCCTCGAACACATCCATCCTTCCGGCAACGGCTCCTTCAAACCCATCCCCTCATTCCAATCACTACAACATCTGCACCTCAACGACCTAACCGAAGCCAGCAACTTCAACAGAATCCAAAACCCCCTGCAAACTCCACTTCGACGGCCCAGGCAAGCTTCACCTCCACACCGCAGCGCGGCTCATCAGACCGAATCATCTCACGAGGAAGGCCCAGCAGTGTCGGATGTCGATGACGTATGTTGTGTATGGCGCGAGGGCGAAGGCGTCGCCGGGGTTGTGGCGGTGTATGGGTAGATAGCAGGAGGTTTATGGGCCGCCGAGGGGGTGTTGGGGGTTGCTGAGGAGAGATGAGGTGGTGAGGGCGGAGTATGGATGGAGGTGTGTGTGTGGTCGGTTGGTGTTTGTGTGGGACTGTTGCTGTTGTGGGTCAGCTCCTTGTGGTTTAGAGAAGTCTTGGAGTGACCGAGTCGCGGGACTGAGGCGATGCGCAGAAAGAGGCGTGGTTTATATCGCGCAAAAGACTGGTCAGGAGGTGATTATGGGTGGTGGCGTGGCAGAGGTTCGACTTGATCAAGCATCGCAATCGGAGGGCGGGGAGGGCGAGATGTATGGACCATGCTCGTGCCTCTGGAACACTTCCGCGCATACATCATGACCGGACCGTTCTGTTGGACCGTAGGGCAGACATGTGACACCCAAACTATCACATGCTCGCCACTAGAGTGAGTTCTGGCAACGGAGAGTTGCTGCGATGCCGTTCTGGGTACTTCGATCCACTTTCTTCGAATGGACTCTCTACAGAAAACCAATCACGCCATGCACTTATAGCCGGGTCAGCTCACTGCCGCTCCTCACCAACCAGATCAGACACGACATTCAGAATGTCGAAATATCATCCGTTCGCCACTCTCCACATGGACAACGAAGGCCCAGCATTCGATGCTCTTCAGCAGGCTCCGGATCATTTTCGCCAGGATGGAGGTGCTGCGGTGTACTATGTGAGTCCAAAAGCACCGTTGTGCTCTGCTTGAAGCGTCCTCACTTGCACTGCTGCGCCACGCGCAAAAAGACATGCTGACACTTTAGAGGTCACTCTTCAGATCGACGCCACCAACGCTCATCGAGTCGAGGAGGACATGGCAGATTTGAAGTTTGCATTCGACGGCTTCGGTGAGGCTAAGCTTTACCGATGCGATGAAGTTGGGAAGATCTCAACACCCGCGTATATTGTCGCTATTCCAGATGATAGGAAGCCTCCACACATGGGCGCGTTGACAAACAGAGTTTATATCCAGAAGCTTCCGAAGGAGAGTCATTCTGACAAAGTTGAGGAAGAAATTGAAGCTGGAGAAGAAGTCGAAGCGGAGAGCTCTGGTAAATCCGGGAAGGGCAGCAAGAAGAAGAGTGAGATCAATGTAAAGGCTGCCAAGAAGcccgagaagaagaagagcGGAGGAAGGGCAGCTGGGAAGAAGAAAATGGGTGCCGATGGCGAGGAGTAATTTGACCGGGGCTGGACCGCTCTGTGCAACGACAAACGTGACTGTGTAAGCAATCGTTCGCCATGAGCACCAATGAATTGGGGCTCTTCAGCTACTGATCCACGGCTACGGCGGGTAGCCAAGCTTCTCCAGGCATTCCTATCCCCGTCCCAGCCACCTTGCTTCATGCAAGGCACGTTAGCCGCGAGCGTTGTTATGAAGAATGCTGGAATGCGCGTGCTGCGCTTAAGAAACGAGTTGGCAACGATCTTCGCGTTCTGCCTTCTTTGCACAACATCAGATTCTTCCAGTCACTACCGATCACACCAGACTTGGAGGCACGAACAGATATGGGAGCTTTCGTGCGTGTTGCAGCCTTGTGCTGGGTTGCTGAGCTGGCTTTGGCGAAAGGTTAGTGTCTCGCGTGGGACGTGGATGGGGTGTTGACGGCGAAGCTAATGTGTCGCGTGAACAGTGGTCACTGTCAGCGAAGGACTGTGCTCGACGAACTTGCCTGCGCCTACGTACGGATGGGTTTCCACCAGCGGCACAACCATCCCATACACGTTTCCACCAACGTCTACACAGACTTCGTCGGCTAGCATGTCGGCGAGCGTGCCTCAAGTGCCTTCGGACGAGCCTTCGATCAGCGTGCCCGAAGTCTACCCTACAGCTTCGGAACCTTCGGTCGAGCCTTCGATCAGCGTACCTGAAGTGTACCCTACAGCCTCGGAACCTCCGGTTTCGATTTCATCTGTCGTAGTCGTGCCAATTCCATCACCACCACCGTCTGATTCTCCGCCCATCATCGACCCAATCTACACAAGCACGTCTACATCCAGCGTCCCACCGGTAGAGCTTCCATCAGTCATTCCATCCAGCACAGAGAGCGCCGTCGAACCACCAATCACCACTGCAGCTCCCGAACTCGAACCCGTACCATCAGAGGATCCCACCACCACATCAACCACCAGCGAGTTCGTTTACATCCCCGCCGTCTCCAGCAACCCACCCATCGTCGCCCCACCCGCAGCGACCGGCGACGCCTGCGTCCAAACTGCACCAGAAGGATCCACCATCCAATGCGACGCCGCCGACGGCCTGACCTACTGCTACCAAGGCATCAACTACGGTCTCCAATGCGGAGTCCAATACGACCTCATCCCCATCAACGAAATCTTCTTCACCTACACCGCTGAGGAATGCCTTGACCAATGCGTGGGCCGACCTGGGTGTGCAGGAGTTCAGTGGAACTTTGCCTTTAGCGATTGCACGCTGTTCGAAGGTCTCTATGGCGTGTCGGCGGAGCTCTCGCCTTATATATGGTTCTTGTATAATAGGGAGTTTATTGAGGATACTTATCTGCCGCAGCAGATTTGTCCGTTCAATGGGTGCACGGAGCAGCCGTTGAAGAGGGAGTTGGACGCGGGTGAGTCGTTGATGAAGTGAGATGGGGGGTGAGTTTGGAGTTGAGGGACAGTGAGGTGGATTGTGTGGAGTGAGGAGGAAGGGATGCCCGGGTCAAGCATGAGGTGGCATGGGCTGAGGTGTGGGAGGTTTGGTTCGTTCTTGTATGCGGTGTGCATTGCCGCAGACTACTGTTGCTTGATGCAGGTAGTCTGTGGTAGCTGGGCATTTTCTGTAGCGTACGTTAATAGCTCTTGTAGTTCAAGCATATACATGCGCCGGATGACCCCGAATCTTTCGCGATCTGTGACATGAACCGAATCCTCAAACGTCTACCCTTGAGCACCAGTAAGGATCTGTTTGGTGTCCTGTATCCTTTGATCAGCAGTGTCTCCACCTGGTAAAGACTCCAGATCAAGACCTACGCATCCTCCACCCCTTGGCGCACACTGACTGCCACCCTCGGTCGGCTGGCGACAGTTGGAGAAAGAGTAACGATCGTAGGTCTTGTTGGGCTTGTAGTAAAGATCGATGACTGGGTTGCCACTTGGGTCTTTCAAGAACGTGACCTGAACGTCGCTGCAGCCGCCGACATCTTGCGTGTTCCTGGGGTTGTCGTAGTTCTGCTGGCAGGTCCCAGAGAATGCGACATTGCCGTTGCAGCCGTAGAAGTCGCTGACATCGACGAGACAGCTGGGGATACAGCAGCCTTGAGATCCGGTGCAGGATGCGGCCGTGCCGGAGTCGGAGAGGCCAAGGCCGCTTGCGTTGATCTGGAGCGGATGTTAGTATTGAAAGACATACTGGGATGAGATGTGTAACCAATGCTGGAAGTAGAAGAGCCGTGAGGGTCGCGGTGGTAAGCCTGAAAGACGACATTGTGATGTGTTGGAAGAAGTCGACGCAGGTTGAGGTAATCCAAGTTTGTCACTGGCTTGTGCGGTGGGCAGTTGGAGAGGTACTTATGCTGCTGGAAGAGCTCAAGGGCCTAGCTGAGATCTTCTGGGAGACTTCTCTATCGTCGATTCAGCTCTGTTCGACCAAGTAGAGCATGGAGGATGGAGCCGTGTTGGTGGTTCTGCCTAGCCATACACTCCTGTCATCTGCAGTGGATTGCTGTACGAGACAGACTTGCTCGTTCGTACTAACGTTCGACTCGCGGGCTGAAATCCACGAACCACGAAGCATACAATAGCAAATACCAACAGAAGTACCCGTCGCATCCCTTTGCATCAAGCTGCTAGCTCGGAGATGGAGCGGCCAGGCTCTTGCACATGTCGCGTTCCCTCGTGCTTCTTGACACGCTATGGCCACGCTGGCGGATCTTGATCGTGCACCATCTTGCACCCATCCGAAGGACCACGTGCACGGAGAGGCGCTACAGTGTCTTGGCAGCTTCCTCTTCTGGCTCATTCGTGGCATGCTTGTTTTCCGTCGGCGGCTCGTAGCTTGAAGCTGAGGAAATAAGCTCACGTCGAGTGAAGCGTACTTCAAAGCTTATTTGAGTGTATTTTCGCGACAACCACTGCAACAGCGACCATATAGCTGCAGTCAAATATGGCCGGGTAGGCCTAGATCAAGGCACTGAATGTCGTATGGTCAGATTGGGGGTGGAACACTTTTGTCAGAAGTACCACGGCAGTCATTCCGCGTTGCGTGGGCGATCCCGCCTGCTCTTACCATGAGAAAGGATTACCGCGCGATGGAACGTGCCGTCGCCATCACACGGTACACGTAGCCACGATGCAAGCTGCAGCGGCGGCACACTTACGTCGAGCGATGTCGTAGTGTGATGATAGTTCTAGAAGCTCGCCCGAATCCTTCTTGCAGATCTTGGCATTTCTCCGGGCCAAGCTTTCACGCCGACATCCTCCCCATGCTCTACGACCAACACCACACCGCGACTAAGCTTTCGAAGCCTGAGCTACATGGCGAAGGACACTCACAATACTGTATTGCCTATTGCTCTGCTCTGTGAGCACCTGGAATCGCGTACCGCGACGTCACCACGACTCTTCACGACACATCCCTTACGATGGCACATTGCCCTTCGACACTGTGCTCGAAGAGACACGTACGGTAGCGCTGTGGGTAGCCCTTAGCGAAACCTTGACACCGATCCTCGTCAGCTTCGGTGCTGCGGTGTCAGTCAGACGTCGGAGTATCACCTTGTGGCTCTTGCTCCCACATCGGCTCAACATCCTGAGCACCGATATCCTCGATGGAAAACCTCTATGCGTCGGAGAGGCACGAGAAAGAGTCGTCAGTGTACACAATGAACTCCCCACTTGGTCATGGCAATCGTTATAAGCAACTGAAGTTGCACACAACTTCCAAGGTGGGTCGCGTGTATGGCAAGAGCTTGATGCAGGTCTGATCATAATGCTTATGGTGCTCAGTGATGATTTGTTGGCCAAAGTTCTCACTGCTTGGGTGGCCTTATATCGAGTAACCTCCGGACGGTCTGACTGACGAGCAGTAATCGACGAAGGCTTAACGGGCAGCGATCCTAATAACACAGTATCTTCGAGCATACGTTCACACTCGCATAACGATTATGCAAGACCATACACGCTTTGTCCCACAACCAATGCCTCCAACTCCAGACTTCGCTGAAGAGCTGCCCGGTCTTCCGAAGAGGCAACTTCAAGCCTGCATCTCACAGCTCTCCGATGTCCTTGCATCGTCATCATTACATCCACAGGCCTTGGAAACCCACAGCCAGAAGCGTGAGTGACACTACCAGGCCTCCAGCACTACTCAAACCCAAGGAAGAGCCCAGACTCGAGCCTGTCGGATCCTTGATCAGTCCACGTTCAGCAGCTTGAAGTGAAAAGTTGAAAACTTACCGGTGTTGGTCTGCGCCTCAGGCGATGAAGCATTGACGCCGGTACCATTCATGTACTCTCCACACATACTGCTGACAAAAGTCCCATTGTTACCTGCCTGGACGCAGTTGGAGAACATATTAGAATCCACTGCCTGGTTGCCTTGGTTCTTGGTCTCGCAGTACTGCGTACAATCGTCAACCACACGTACTGC from Fulvia fulva chromosome 2, complete sequence harbors:
- a CDS encoding DNA ligase 4, translated to MAEDDDVEMQNPEAAEEEHMMYGHGTMTEQELDEKYPNRPHNHSKTLPFHELFTHLFNPLNDNKKKPTGPAQARKKVGTDGPRNNPNEIRRSIIDRFIGRWRKEVGNDIYPAFRLIVPEKDRDRGMYGLKEMTLGKLLVRVLKINKDSEDGYNMLHWKLPGAESGSSTAGDFAGRCFNVISKRPMRQTPGDMTIAEVNELLDRLSVAQKEENQRPIIEEFYNRMNAEEMLWLIRMILRQMKVGATEKTFFDIWHPDAENLFNISSSLKRVCWELYDPDVRLEGDDAGICLMQCFQPQLAAFQMRSMEQMVAKMNPIEEDPVFWIEEKLDGERMQMHMIEDENMPGGHRFGFWSRKAKDYTYLYGNGFEDDNAALTRHIRDALKDGVRNIILDGEMITWDMKEDCVVGFGTLKTAALEQQQNPFAGGHRPLFKVFDCLYLNDKDLTRYTLRDRRKALTSSITSVKRRLEIHEYQEAQEASEIDLILRQVVAEASEGLVLKNPRSPYRLNERNDDWIKVKPEYMTEFGESLDCVVVGGYYGSGKRGGGLSSFMCGLRVPAVIFEAFPNTNPQKTWSFFKVGGGFSANDYAEIRHRTDGKWIDWDRKKPPTDWLELGGGDRQYEKPDVWIKPEDSVVISVKAAQVGGTEQFRLGATLRFPRFKKLRTDKDWTQALSVDEFIALKNEAEHAKEEKKFKIDEARKQRTTRKRKRALIIQGQEDEVTTPYAGPATKVFEGLSFFVMSEAPNPIKKSKAELEALIKANGGNIVAAETDPHTILIADRRVIKVASIAKRDERNIIRPSWLLDCVKQSEADIGRPGLLLPFEPQHLLHTMSSEEGRYDDNVDEYGDSYARDVTPEALLQLFKSMPSKVEDGFEPAEILDQLNDHGHELDAMPGWMFHGVTAFFEDVAFETTRLFEFAGGTVADSIEDDLVAHVVVPKGDAGAARRMRKAIANKKQLPRIVSHDWVTDSWAEGTRLDEERYAQT
- a CDS encoding Increased rDNA silencing protein 4 translates to MHPSRPSRASSLASVDTHTTNNNAALLGATRAFGRPKPATKHHTGDHGALSAATTAERGRTMPDRSFSRSPLPLPGSSAGGDIIKEKEKEKSPALDLVNMPRLRIPQNDAPPPHVRSPSQQAAVLAATRAHPPAPAPKNEVAPPSRGKTSARPAIAPKPRRLSGHLGKIEETNDVSDKPTDTTPIAPTTSLVDLFEQRLKETQQSEKKPEPIVVKPHDGLSIKSPKPVMPPKSGITSMIQMQYTGNEGGRQAAQRFSPQRMKRDSAVSDQQDGNVSSGESFVSASEDLDAQSPRESPAAVKPHWTTTQSPSPGQLLQQYTGSKRVPPPSPSPVRQTTTKPIQIQPQRRPSTAPSESMSVTSAKSARSIPAQYHQAYPRGMTPQMSGDQLANAIVASSLASSRAPSPMHLEPPPVPGRHTKHHHHHHKLAFSRTPSPAKGGMLHTLRKTDDTASDSEDDPHPYAKHKKKRLVRKHPNKHHEGDRKRWRDAVTDRERKRYEGVWAANKGLNFSFTPEEQQSFSRLPEHPRTVQTKTSANEAVSNIVARDIWSRSRLPEQTLEMVWDLVDNDAVGRLQKDEFVVGMWLIDQRLKGRKLPVKVSETVWASVRGISGIKVRK